The Peribacillus simplex genome contains a region encoding:
- the gyrA gene encoding DNA gyrase subunit A encodes MSENERSGVKEINISTEMRTSFLDYAMSVIVSRALPDVRDGLKPVHRRILYAMNDLGMTSDKPFKKSARIVGEVIGKYHPHGDSAVYETMVRMAQPFNYRYMLVDGHGNFGSVDGDQAAAMRYTEARMSKISMELLRDLNKDTVNFQDNYDGSEREPAVMPARFPNLLVNGSSGIAVGMATNIPPHQLGEVIDGVLALSKNPEITIPELMEYIPGPDFPTAGLILGRSGIRKAYETGKGSIIQRAKVEIEEKSNGKQVILVKEIPYQVNKARLIEKIAELARDKKIEGITDLRDESDRNGMRIVMELRKDVNANVLLNNLYKHTAMQTTFGINLLALVDGQPKVLNLKQCLHYYLEHQQVVIRRRTEFELRKAEARAHILEGLRIALDNLDAVITLIRSSQTTEIAREGLMTQFSLSEKQAQAILDMRLQRLTGLEREKIEDEYQALMAIIAEYKAILADEEKVLEIIREELLEIKERFDDKRRTEITLAGFESLEDEDLIPEENIIVTLTHNGYIKRLPATTYRSQKRGGRGIQGMGTNTDDFVGHLLTTSTHDTLLFFTNKGKVYRSKGYEIPEYGRTAKGLPLINLLEVDKGEWVNAIIPVKEFADDWYLFFTTRHGVSKRTPLSSFANIRNNGLIALGLREDDELISVRLTNGEKQIIIGTKSGMMIRFPETDVRTMGRTAAGVKGISLGTNDEVVGMEILEDDEEVLIVTKNGYGKRTSAEEYRIQSRGGKGIKTCNVTEKNGELIAVKTVTGEDEDLMLITAAGVLIRMEVEGISKTGRNTQGVKLIRLESADNEYVSTVAIVGREEEEKDMEIETVTAPDSDSEPTEIEKNEETEKDTEE; translated from the coding sequence ATGTCAGAAAATGAAAGATCAGGTGTAAAAGAAATAAATATAAGTACCGAGATGCGGACATCGTTTTTGGATTATGCGATGAGTGTTATCGTGTCTCGGGCTTTGCCTGATGTAAGGGACGGTTTAAAACCGGTACACCGAAGAATTCTTTATGCAATGAATGATCTTGGAATGACTTCGGATAAACCATTTAAAAAATCTGCCCGTATTGTCGGGGAAGTAATCGGTAAATATCACCCGCATGGTGATTCAGCCGTATATGAAACGATGGTACGGATGGCGCAGCCTTTTAACTATCGCTATATGCTTGTCGATGGTCATGGGAATTTCGGTTCAGTCGATGGAGACCAAGCTGCCGCAATGAGGTACACAGAAGCAAGAATGTCAAAGATTTCGATGGAATTGCTTCGCGATTTAAATAAAGATACGGTTAATTTCCAAGATAACTATGATGGTTCAGAAAGAGAACCAGCGGTTATGCCAGCCCGTTTTCCGAACTTGTTAGTGAATGGATCATCTGGTATAGCGGTAGGGATGGCAACCAATATTCCACCACATCAATTAGGCGAGGTAATTGACGGCGTATTGGCTTTAAGCAAGAATCCTGAAATTACAATTCCTGAGTTGATGGAATATATCCCTGGGCCGGACTTTCCGACAGCCGGTTTGATTTTAGGGAGAAGTGGAATCAGAAAGGCCTATGAAACCGGAAAAGGGTCAATCATTCAACGTGCGAAAGTCGAGATTGAAGAGAAATCCAATGGTAAACAGGTAATCCTTGTTAAGGAAATCCCTTATCAAGTGAATAAAGCAAGATTGATTGAAAAAATTGCCGAACTTGCTCGAGATAAGAAAATCGAAGGCATTACCGACTTACGGGATGAATCGGATCGCAATGGCATGCGTATTGTCATGGAGCTTCGAAAGGATGTTAATGCGAATGTCCTTTTAAACAACCTGTATAAGCATACCGCGATGCAGACTACCTTCGGAATCAACCTGCTTGCTTTGGTGGACGGACAGCCTAAAGTATTGAATTTAAAACAATGCCTGCACTACTACTTAGAGCATCAGCAGGTAGTCATACGGCGCAGGACTGAATTTGAATTACGGAAAGCGGAAGCCCGCGCCCATATTTTAGAAGGGTTGCGCATTGCACTTGATAATTTGGATGCAGTCATTACGTTGATCCGCAGTTCCCAAACGACAGAAATTGCCCGTGAAGGCTTAATGACACAATTCTCACTTTCTGAAAAACAGGCGCAAGCTATCCTGGATATGCGTTTACAGCGTTTGACAGGTCTGGAACGTGAAAAAATTGAAGATGAATATCAGGCATTAATGGCTATAATTGCAGAATATAAAGCGATTCTTGCTGATGAGGAAAAGGTTCTTGAAATTATTCGTGAAGAGCTTCTTGAAATTAAAGAGCGTTTTGATGATAAACGGAGAACTGAAATCACATTAGCCGGCTTTGAAAGCCTGGAAGATGAGGATTTAATCCCAGAGGAAAATATAATCGTGACACTTACGCATAACGGTTATATTAAACGCTTGCCTGCAACCACATACCGCAGTCAAAAACGCGGAGGGCGCGGAATACAGGGTATGGGAACGAATACAGATGACTTCGTCGGTCACTTGTTAACCACATCGACTCATGACACTCTTTTATTCTTCACCAACAAAGGTAAAGTCTATCGTTCCAAAGGATATGAAATACCTGAATATGGTAGAACGGCAAAAGGATTGCCGCTTATCAACTTGTTGGAAGTCGATAAGGGCGAGTGGGTCAACGCAATCATACCTGTGAAGGAATTTGCTGACGATTGGTATTTATTCTTCACGACCAGACATGGGGTATCAAAGCGTACACCTTTGTCTTCTTTTGCAAATATCCGTAATAATGGTTTAATTGCCCTAGGTTTACGTGAAGATGATGAATTGATTTCTGTCCGTCTTACGAATGGAGAGAAACAGATCATAATTGGAACGAAGTCCGGGATGATGATTCGTTTCCCTGAGACGGATGTACGGACAATGGGACGTACTGCAGCGGGAGTTAAAGGAATTTCCTTAGGGACGAATGATGAAGTCGTCGGAATGGAAATTCTTGAAGATGATGAAGAAGTCCTCATCGTTACGAAAAACGGTTATGGCAAACGGACCTCTGCGGAAGAATACCGTATTCAAAGCCGTGGAGGGAAAGGAATAAAAACATGTAATGTCACTGAGAAAAATGGTGAACTAATAGCCGTGAAAACTGTTACGGGTGAAGATGAAGATTTGATGCTGATTACAGCAGCTGGTGTATTGATCCGGATGGAAGTCGAAGGCATTTCTAAAACGGGCCGTAATACACAGGGTGTTAAGCTCATCCGACTCGAATCCGCTGATAATGAATATGTTTCGACGGTAGCCATCGTAGGAAGAGAGGAAGAAGAAAAAGACATGGAAATAGAAACGGTCACGGCTCCTGATTCTGATTCTGAACCTACTGAAATTGAAAAAAATGAAGAAACTGAAAAAGATACGGAAGAATGA
- a CDS encoding HD-GYP domain-containing protein — protein sequence MHHYCNKEDYVYHHAISIGLIGGYIAFKMKCNRADVYQAAIGGCLADCGMAKLPPRLLSRTGSLTADDYEEIHSHPIFSYKMIKDSSVIKDSVKIAVLGHHGRLDGTGYPQKLKTKPMNLFSKIIAVADVFHAMTSERTYRKKQSLFKVLEMILHDDFGKFDIGVVKVLLSSFANFFIGSRVKLNNGFIAVIIFIDAGSETRPVIKVMESEQIINLGIDRELYKRNTIMLKGKVYV from the coding sequence CTGCACCACTATTGCAATAAAGAAGACTATGTATACCATCATGCCATTTCCATTGGATTAATAGGAGGATATATTGCATTTAAAATGAAATGCAATAGGGCTGATGTCTACCAAGCTGCAATTGGCGGATGTCTGGCAGATTGCGGGATGGCAAAGCTGCCACCAAGGTTATTAAGTAGAACGGGAAGCCTGACAGCAGATGATTATGAGGAGATACATTCCCATCCTATTTTCAGCTACAAGATGATTAAAGATAGTTCCGTCATTAAGGATAGTGTGAAGATTGCCGTTCTTGGGCATCATGGAAGGTTAGATGGAACGGGTTATCCCCAAAAATTGAAAACAAAGCCCATGAACTTATTCTCAAAAATCATTGCGGTTGCAGATGTATTTCACGCCATGACTTCAGAAAGGACCTATAGAAAGAAACAGTCACTGTTTAAGGTATTGGAAATGATCTTGCATGACGACTTTGGTAAATTTGATATTGGGGTAGTTAAAGTCTTGTTATCGAGCTTCGCTAATTTTTTCATAGGAAGCAGGGTCAAACTGAACAATGGATTCATTGCTGTAATCATTTTTATTGATGCCGGCTCTGAAACAAGACCGGTCATAAAGGTGATGGAAAGTGAGCAAATCATCAATTTAGGGATTGATCGGGAATTATATAAAAGAAATACTATAATGTTAAAAGGAAAAGTTTACGTTTAA
- the gyrB gene encoding DNA topoisomerase (ATP-hydrolyzing) subunit B translates to MEQKEVQAQAYDENQIQVLEGLEAVRKRPGMYIGSTSAKGLHHLVWEIVDNSIDEALAGFCTEIKVTIEEDNSITVVDNGRGIPVGIHEKMGRPAVEVIMTVLHAGGKFGGGGYKVSGGLHGVGASVVNALSTVLEVYVHREGKIHYQQFNRGIPKEDLKIIGETDHTGTTVHFVPDGEIFTETLEYDFDTLATRIRELAFLNKGLKLIIEDKRGEEEKIRDFHYEGGIKSYVEHLNRTKEVLHEEPIFMEGEKDGISVELALQYNDSYISNVFSFANNIHTYEGGTHESGFKTALTRVINDYARKNSLLKEADSNFSGEDVREGLTAIISIKHPDPQFEGQTKTKLGNSEVRTVTDSILSERLDAFLYENPAVARKIVDKGQMAARARLAAKKARELTRRKSALEVSNLPGKLADCSSKDPGISELYIVEGNSAGGSAKQGRDRHFQAILPLRGKILNVEKARLDRILHNEEIGTIITALGTGIGDEFNIEKARYHKIVIMTDADVDGAHIRTLMLTFFYRYMRKIIEYGYIYIAQPPLFKIQQGKKVDYAYNDRQLEEIMASLPSTPKPNLQRYKGLGEMNPEQLWETTMNPETRTLLQVSLKDAAEADETFEMLMGDKVEPRRNFIEENAIYVKNLDI, encoded by the coding sequence ATGGAACAAAAAGAAGTACAAGCTCAGGCATACGATGAGAATCAGATACAGGTTTTAGAAGGCTTAGAAGCAGTTCGTAAACGTCCGGGGATGTATATCGGCTCTACCTCTGCAAAAGGACTTCACCATCTTGTTTGGGAAATTGTCGATAATAGTATTGATGAGGCACTAGCAGGTTTCTGTACGGAAATCAAAGTGACGATCGAAGAAGACAATAGCATAACCGTAGTCGATAATGGTCGTGGAATACCAGTCGGTATCCATGAAAAAATGGGACGGCCAGCTGTGGAAGTAATCATGACGGTCCTTCATGCGGGCGGTAAATTTGGCGGCGGGGGCTACAAGGTTTCCGGTGGACTGCATGGTGTTGGGGCTTCAGTAGTTAATGCCTTATCCACGGTATTGGAAGTTTATGTTCATCGTGAAGGTAAAATCCATTATCAGCAATTTAACCGCGGTATCCCTAAAGAAGACTTGAAAATTATCGGCGAAACCGATCATACAGGCACGACTGTACACTTCGTTCCGGATGGTGAAATCTTCACTGAAACCTTGGAATATGATTTCGATACATTAGCCACACGAATCCGTGAGCTTGCATTCCTGAATAAAGGCTTGAAACTGATCATTGAAGATAAACGTGGGGAAGAAGAGAAAATCAGAGATTTCCACTATGAGGGCGGCATCAAATCTTATGTTGAGCATTTGAACCGTACTAAAGAGGTATTGCATGAGGAACCGATTTTCATGGAAGGCGAGAAAGATGGAATTTCTGTTGAATTGGCATTGCAATATAATGACAGCTATATCAGTAATGTCTTTTCTTTTGCCAATAATATCCATACTTATGAAGGTGGTACGCATGAGTCAGGATTCAAGACTGCTTTGACCCGTGTCATCAATGATTATGCACGGAAAAATAGTCTCTTAAAAGAAGCGGATTCCAATTTCTCTGGTGAGGATGTCCGTGAAGGGTTAACGGCAATCATTTCGATTAAGCATCCTGATCCACAATTTGAGGGTCAGACGAAAACCAAACTCGGAAACTCTGAAGTAAGAACGGTTACTGATTCCATTCTTTCAGAAAGGCTGGATGCTTTCTTATATGAAAATCCTGCAGTGGCCCGGAAAATTGTAGATAAAGGGCAAATGGCGGCGAGAGCCCGTTTGGCAGCGAAGAAAGCACGTGAATTGACCCGGAGGAAAAGTGCTTTGGAAGTATCCAATCTGCCGGGTAAATTGGCCGATTGTTCTTCTAAGGACCCAGGTATCAGTGAATTGTACATCGTTGAAGGAAACTCGGCGGGAGGCTCGGCAAAACAAGGACGGGACCGCCATTTCCAAGCCATTTTGCCGCTAAGGGGTAAAATCCTGAATGTTGAAAAGGCGCGATTGGACAGAATCCTGCATAATGAAGAAATAGGTACGATCATCACAGCACTCGGAACAGGAATTGGTGATGAATTCAATATTGAAAAAGCCAGATACCATAAAATTGTCATCATGACCGATGCGGATGTCGATGGTGCCCATATCAGAACACTGATGTTGACATTCTTCTACCGGTATATGCGAAAAATTATCGAGTACGGATATATATATATTGCTCAGCCGCCGCTTTTCAAAATCCAGCAAGGGAAAAAAGTGGATTATGCTTATAATGACCGCCAGCTTGAGGAAATCATGGCAAGTTTGCCAAGTACTCCTAAGCCTAACTTGCAGCGTTATAAAGGGCTGGGGGAAATGAACCCAGAGCAACTGTGGGAAACGACCATGAACCCTGAAACGAGAACGCTGCTTCAAGTCAGTTTGAAAGATGCTGCCGAGGCAGATGAAACTTTCGAGATGTTGATGGGCGATAAGGTGGAACCACGACGTAACTTCATTGAAGAAAATGCAATTTATGTAAAAAATCTCGATATCTGA